In one window of Allorhodopirellula heiligendammensis DNA:
- a CDS encoding MotA/TolQ/ExbB proton channel family protein, which translates to MNGIMVHNGALLLAQAGETLPPSVRASAWEIISSGGWPGLMILLVLISLSIAAVYLVIDQVISLRRVDFIPDGLSAEVASALRESRWSDAETALQRHPSVLAGVVSVALANREFGWSEMEKSVEDALVEQSARMHRRIDYLSMIANLSPMVGLLGTVTGMIFAFRQVAASRGAAGAGDLAEGIYQALVTTVGGLIVAIPALAASGILRARVDELLSEVTRHAEVALAPLRRRTSPGNPAASATSRIMPVAPAHMQGTKLRPPTSSASPPPTLPADPKLDVPRHRPRKST; encoded by the coding sequence ATGAATGGCATCATGGTTCACAACGGTGCGTTGCTGCTCGCGCAGGCCGGAGAAACCTTACCACCCTCTGTAAGAGCATCGGCGTGGGAAATCATCAGCAGTGGTGGGTGGCCCGGTTTGATGATTCTGCTTGTGCTGATCTCACTCAGTATCGCGGCGGTGTACCTCGTCATCGATCAAGTCATCTCGCTGCGGCGAGTTGATTTCATTCCTGATGGACTGTCGGCGGAGGTTGCCTCGGCGCTGCGAGAATCGCGATGGTCCGATGCCGAGACCGCCTTGCAACGCCATCCGAGCGTACTCGCTGGGGTCGTATCGGTCGCATTGGCTAATCGCGAATTCGGGTGGTCGGAGATGGAAAAATCCGTGGAAGATGCGTTGGTCGAGCAATCTGCACGCATGCACCGCCGGATCGACTATCTGTCGATGATTGCGAATCTATCACCGATGGTAGGGCTGTTGGGCACAGTGACTGGGATGATCTTCGCGTTCCGACAGGTCGCCGCGAGTCGTGGCGCAGCGGGGGCAGGCGATCTCGCTGAAGGAATCTACCAGGCGCTCGTAACGACGGTCGGCGGTCTTATCGTGGCCATCCCGGCGCTAGCGGCATCCGGCATTCTCCGCGCTCGGGTAGATGAACTACTATCCGAAGTTACCCGTCATGCCGAGGTTGCATTGGCGCCGCTGCGCCGACGAACCTCTCCCGGAAACCCGGCGGCTAGCGCCACAAGCCGTATCATGCCAGTGGCTCCCGCCCACATGCAAGGCACAAAACTCCGTCCCCCAACATCGAGTGCGAGCCCACCGCCAACGCTGCCGGCGGATCCTAAACTTGACGTGCCGCGTCATCGTCCGAGGAAATCGACATGA
- a CDS encoding helix-turn-helix domain-containing protein, with the protein MRSWLRVGEDLPDAIASLLTIDRAMFTIGGRFRGHLTRRLHRPRASDGGPDSEHRTAMAHFVVLGSCPATPAPDAERSHLILGCLGDFIADTEIPWEDWFGDRGVREAAKLDEELARFRDHHQRRAQLILAGTSSPARRLRARVELACRIRCHVGLVGPAGCGAAEIAALIHHTSAPGEPWVCLDASLMDAELLEVYAAPVIAELREHGDTTGTLCLDRLDEMPVDAQRRLSEWMETWPQRLRVIGTLHEDSPAESAPVPLGDVLVDAMAVFSIVFPKLSSRHDDLELIAAGMVRSARFSRDAMELIQSYPWPGEWDEFAAALQFAGEMVSGDRIAREHLPLAIRSFRPRSPGDGQVSMHESEITIAPLPRSARDFQIDSLDEALRQFESELIAQAMTAAGGNKAEAARRLGISRSRLLRKLAEELPS; encoded by the coding sequence ATGCGTTCGTGGTTGAGAGTCGGGGAGGATCTGCCTGACGCGATCGCGAGTCTGTTGACGATCGATCGTGCGATGTTCACCATTGGCGGCCGATTTCGCGGGCATCTGACCCGCCGTTTGCATCGACCGCGAGCCAGCGATGGCGGTCCCGACTCCGAGCACCGAACCGCAATGGCTCACTTTGTGGTGTTGGGGTCATGTCCTGCCACGCCAGCCCCCGATGCCGAGAGATCCCATCTGATTCTGGGGTGCCTAGGCGACTTCATCGCCGATACCGAAATCCCCTGGGAAGATTGGTTCGGTGACCGGGGCGTGCGAGAAGCCGCGAAACTCGACGAGGAGCTGGCCAGGTTTCGCGACCACCATCAGCGACGTGCTCAGCTGATACTCGCGGGGACCAGTTCACCGGCTCGGCGGCTACGTGCCCGCGTGGAGCTCGCCTGTCGAATTCGCTGCCATGTCGGTTTAGTGGGCCCCGCTGGGTGTGGTGCGGCGGAGATTGCTGCGTTGATCCATCATACCTCCGCACCCGGTGAGCCGTGGGTTTGTTTGGACGCGTCCTTAATGGATGCCGAGCTTCTTGAGGTTTATGCAGCGCCCGTCATTGCGGAGCTGCGCGAACACGGCGACACCACCGGCACATTGTGCTTGGATCGCCTCGATGAAATGCCGGTCGATGCCCAGCGGCGATTGAGCGAGTGGATGGAGACGTGGCCGCAGCGGCTGCGGGTTATCGGAACCCTCCATGAGGACTCACCAGCGGAAAGTGCCCCAGTGCCACTTGGCGACGTTCTCGTCGATGCCATGGCCGTCTTCTCAATTGTGTTTCCAAAACTCAGCTCACGTCACGACGATCTCGAGCTAATCGCCGCTGGCATGGTTCGCTCGGCGCGATTTTCGCGTGACGCGATGGAGCTGATTCAATCCTACCCTTGGCCTGGTGAATGGGACGAATTTGCCGCTGCGCTACAATTTGCTGGGGAAATGGTCAGTGGCGATCGGATTGCTCGGGAACATTTGCCGCTGGCGATTCGCTCCTTTCGGCCTCGGTCACCAGGGGATGGCCAGGTGAGCATGCACGAAAGTGAAATTACAATCGCACCGCTGCCACGCTCAGCAAGAGATTTTCAGATCGACTCACTCGATGAGGCACTCCGGCAATTCGAGTCCGAATTGATCGCTCAGGCCATGACGGCTGCCGGAGGAAATAAAGCGGAAGCGGCGCGTCGGCTCGGAATCAGCCGCTCGCGATTGCTGCGGAAACTCGCGGAAGAGCTGCCGTCATGA
- a CDS encoding calmodulin-binding protein, protein MIRRFILLSVACGVIAFSAATASNASAQMPVPGMVGGAGAMGGPGAGYGNQQAFGQAWGGSASNVDWNRFYHYPYVYYPQNFWGQEYFKSSDSLYHRYPTEMRIPVYNKQWHNYYPSNRRFHRGHHFILDTF, encoded by the coding sequence GTGATTCGTCGATTCATACTGCTGTCCGTCGCCTGCGGCGTGATCGCTTTTTCTGCAGCTACGGCTAGCAACGCGTCGGCTCAGATGCCCGTCCCCGGAATGGTGGGCGGTGCCGGAGCCATGGGTGGCCCTGGGGCCGGGTACGGCAACCAGCAAGCATTTGGTCAGGCCTGGGGTGGTTCGGCGTCCAACGTCGACTGGAACCGGTTTTATCACTACCCCTATGTGTACTACCCCCAAAACTTCTGGGGACAAGAATATTTCAAGAGCAGTGATAGTCTGTACCACCGTTATCCCACCGAGATGCGAATCCCGGTTTATAATAAGCAGTGGCACAATTACTACCCAAGTAATCGTAGGTTCCACCGCGGCCATCACTTCATTCTTGACACATTCTAG
- the der gene encoding ribosome biogenesis GTPase Der, whose product MPVPQVAIVGRPNVGKSSLFNWLARRRLAIVDDFEGVTRDRMTTLIETDDRYFELVDTGGMGVEDADDLTADVKRQIELAIASADVIVLVVDVQTGIMPLDTEVVERLRGVERPVILVANKTDQDHQEIHAEEFRTLGRGMLIPVSTMQNRGRDDLLEAIVDRLPPEDETIRPESSMKLTIVGRRNVGKSTFVNTLAESDRMIVSEVAGTTRDSVDVNFEIDGQTFTAIDTPGLRKRKSVRTDLEWYSSHRAARSVRRADVVLMFFDATEKTSKVDKQLVGYVIEHHKPVIFVVNKWDLYAGQVPTEKWVRYLRHQFTTLSYAPIAFITGQSGKNVKTLLNHATMLHKQAQSRVTTGELNRVVRAAMDVHPPALYQNRRPKIFYATQVSTEPPTIVLMCTDPNAFTHDYQRYLLGWFRDHLPFGEVPIKLYFQKRTRAEETKQEGRSKSR is encoded by the coding sequence ATGCCTGTTCCTCAAGTTGCTATCGTTGGCCGACCAAATGTCGGCAAAAGCAGTCTATTCAATTGGCTGGCTCGCCGTCGTTTGGCGATCGTCGATGATTTCGAGGGTGTCACACGCGACCGCATGACGACCCTGATCGAAACCGATGACCGCTATTTTGAATTGGTCGACACCGGGGGGATGGGCGTTGAAGATGCCGACGACCTCACCGCAGACGTCAAGCGTCAAATTGAACTGGCGATCGCCTCCGCTGACGTGATTGTGCTCGTCGTCGACGTTCAAACCGGAATCATGCCACTGGACACCGAGGTGGTCGAGCGACTGCGTGGTGTCGAGCGGCCAGTGATTCTGGTGGCCAATAAGACAGATCAAGACCACCAGGAAATTCATGCCGAGGAGTTCCGCACGCTCGGGCGAGGCATGCTGATTCCGGTCAGTACGATGCAGAACCGCGGCCGCGATGACCTCTTGGAGGCGATCGTCGATCGGTTGCCGCCCGAAGACGAGACGATTCGTCCGGAATCGTCGATGAAGCTGACGATCGTCGGTCGCCGGAACGTCGGCAAGAGCACCTTCGTCAACACGCTCGCCGAGTCCGATCGGATGATCGTCAGTGAAGTCGCGGGCACCACCCGCGATAGCGTCGATGTCAACTTTGAGATTGATGGCCAGACGTTCACTGCGATTGATACCCCGGGCTTGCGAAAGCGTAAGAGCGTGCGTACCGATTTGGAGTGGTACTCATCGCACCGTGCTGCGCGGAGTGTGCGCCGCGCCGATGTCGTGTTGATGTTCTTTGATGCCACTGAGAAAACGAGCAAGGTGGACAAGCAGCTCGTCGGGTACGTCATCGAGCATCACAAACCCGTGATTTTCGTGGTTAACAAGTGGGATCTCTACGCTGGTCAAGTTCCGACCGAGAAGTGGGTACGTTACCTGCGGCATCAATTCACGACGCTGTCGTACGCACCCATCGCGTTTATCACGGGGCAGTCGGGCAAGAACGTCAAGACGCTACTCAACCACGCGACGATGTTACACAAGCAAGCTCAGTCGCGTGTGACCACAGGCGAGCTCAATCGGGTGGTGCGAGCGGCGATGGACGTCCATCCTCCGGCGTTGTATCAAAACCGCCGCCCCAAGATTTTTTACGCCACGCAGGTCTCGACCGAGCCGCCAACGATCGTCTTGATGTGCACCGACCCGAATGCCTTCACGCACGACTACCAGCGTTACCTGTTGGGTTGGTTCCGCGACCATTTGCCCTTTGGTGAAGTGCCGATCAAGTTGTACTTTCAAAAGCGAACCCGGGCGGAGGAGACCAAGCAGGAAGGTCGTTCGAAATCACGCTGA
- a CDS encoding uracil-DNA glycosylase, producing the protein MSPFQSSGDILAASGELLAHLQRSGLRFVPNSAAASMASWEQTLAAQFTSPATSAGVTSAGVTSAGVTSAGASEVLPENHVAASQTLAPTLQERPRDRQQPSPTPSRLTPVASSSVNSAPYPGVSLPVAEVVTALDSLSQSVAGCTRCKALASCRTQTVFGEGSPQPRFVFFGEAPGAEEDKTGRPFVGAAGQLLTKMIEAIQLKREDVYLLNTVKCRPPGNRNPAPDEVANCREYFETQLQLLRPEYIVCLGAVSSQALLQSKLSIGRLRQTFHQYHDSKVIAIYHPAYLLRNPDAKRAAWADLQMLMKDAGLR; encoded by the coding sequence GTGAGCCCGTTTCAATCTTCCGGCGACATTCTCGCCGCCTCGGGCGAGTTGCTTGCTCACCTGCAGCGAAGTGGTCTGCGGTTTGTGCCGAATTCCGCTGCCGCATCGATGGCTTCCTGGGAACAGACGCTGGCTGCCCAATTTACGTCCCCGGCGACCTCCGCTGGAGTAACCTCGGCTGGAGTAACCTCGGCTGGAGTAACCTCGGCTGGGGCATCCGAAGTGCTACCGGAAAATCATGTGGCTGCTAGTCAAACTTTGGCCCCGACACTTCAGGAGCGTCCCCGCGACCGGCAGCAACCCAGTCCGACGCCGTCGCGTCTGACGCCAGTGGCTTCATCAAGTGTGAACTCGGCACCGTACCCCGGTGTCTCGCTGCCAGTCGCCGAAGTTGTTACCGCCCTGGACTCGCTCTCCCAGAGTGTGGCGGGCTGCACCCGCTGCAAGGCACTGGCGAGTTGCCGGACACAGACGGTATTTGGCGAAGGCAGCCCGCAGCCGCGATTCGTCTTTTTCGGTGAGGCCCCCGGTGCCGAGGAGGACAAGACTGGCCGACCGTTTGTCGGTGCGGCAGGACAGTTGCTGACCAAGATGATTGAAGCGATTCAACTTAAACGCGAAGACGTCTATCTCCTCAATACCGTCAAATGCCGACCACCGGGTAATCGCAATCCGGCGCCCGACGAGGTCGCGAATTGCCGTGAATATTTCGAGACACAGCTGCAGCTGTTGCGTCCGGAATACATCGTCTGTCTGGGTGCCGTCAGTTCCCAGGCGCTGTTGCAGTCCAAATTGTCCATTGGACGTCTGCGGCAGACGTTTCATCAGTATCACGACAGTAAGGTGATCGCGATTTATCATCCGGCCTACCTGCTGCGGAATCCCGATGCCAAGCGTGCGGCCTGGGCGGACTTGCAGATGTTGATGAAGGACGCGGGTTTACGGTAG
- the trpA gene encoding tryptophan synthase subunit alpha, producing MSDLKRLFATLAQQNRKALMPFVTAGDPDIATTAAVIQAAQAAGADLCEVGVPYSDPIADGPVIQASYQRALDAGFRLQNVFDLGRDLQTGGTGAVMMPRVTMVSYSIIYRIGIAKYVERAKAAGYSGAIVPDLLVEEAAPLSQICRDADFDLIQLVTPTTTRDRQRRIADLTTGFLYYVSVTGITGERTALPTNLVDNVSWLREQTDLPICIGFGISGPETAAQLAPIADGLIVGSAVVRRIAEATRNAQQTGGDSAAAAAEVVGKFCGELRQAIDEAVVHASA from the coding sequence ATGTCCGATTTAAAACGCTTGTTTGCCACACTCGCCCAACAAAATCGCAAAGCGTTGATGCCTTTCGTCACAGCAGGCGACCCCGACATTGCGACCACCGCTGCGGTAATTCAGGCTGCCCAAGCCGCTGGTGCTGACTTGTGTGAAGTCGGGGTTCCCTACAGCGATCCAATCGCCGACGGCCCCGTGATCCAAGCCTCCTATCAACGCGCCCTCGACGCGGGATTCCGCCTGCAGAACGTCTTTGACCTCGGTCGAGATCTGCAGACAGGTGGCACCGGCGCGGTCATGATGCCCCGCGTCACTATGGTCAGCTATTCGATCATCTACCGGATTGGCATCGCCAAGTATGTCGAGCGAGCCAAGGCGGCCGGCTACAGCGGCGCGATCGTCCCCGATCTCCTCGTCGAGGAAGCGGCACCGCTAAGTCAAATCTGCCGAGACGCCGATTTTGATCTGATCCAGCTCGTGACCCCAACCACCACGCGTGATCGCCAGCGGCGGATTGCCGATCTAACCACCGGGTTTCTCTACTATGTCTCCGTCACGGGGATCACCGGTGAGCGAACTGCCCTGCCCACCAACCTCGTCGACAACGTGTCCTGGCTCCGTGAACAGACGGATCTACCGATCTGTATTGGTTTCGGTATCAGCGGTCCAGAAACTGCCGCTCAACTTGCCCCGATCGCCGATGGATTGATCGTCGGTTCGGCCGTGGTGCGGCGGATCGCCGAGGCTACCCGCAACGCCCAACAGACCGGCGGCGACTCCGCCGCCGCTGCTGCTGAGGTCGTCGGCAAGTTTTGCGGTGAGTTGCGTCAAGCGATCGACGAAGCAGTCGTGCACGCATCGGCGTAG
- a CDS encoding S26 family signal peptidase — MTALPTSQVDRRQFAGWGLGILAVTPITFAGMLGCNKRNPPARIARYRIAGPSMNPTFWGCSRTLICQSCGVTIRVDEKLLQLAIEQASAVRHSSACWHCGTALAQTQLTAALKASALPPDVIDVSACVPTDLQDGDILLVEKHGIHVKRLLGKPGQTVSVDDSGRLLVDGRRPAFPSMPHVAVDRDRLRVSSRWQAVGEKATWQRRADRSWLAQGDSGWLAYKHQNVYRAAGPGRVLDDYPGNLGIERSLYPADGLSLRFQLSTPRSVEPTKVKVWVAYWTAQGIDVQHQTVVVHDAIDVAATTKPTSSAARERTASTMVPIDLLSPPQPIGVRLSSSAERRVEIRDLSVNRDVLYRINPTAPPIDVPASNRPPKYPFQLDGNEWFVVGDNVPLSIDSRSWGVVRTTDILGRVQSPYSDR, encoded by the coding sequence ATGACCGCACTGCCAACATCCCAGGTCGATCGCCGCCAATTTGCTGGTTGGGGGCTCGGAATTTTAGCAGTCACTCCGATTACTTTCGCCGGGATGCTCGGCTGCAATAAACGCAATCCGCCCGCTCGTATCGCTCGGTATCGTATCGCCGGACCGTCGATGAATCCAACGTTTTGGGGTTGTTCGCGAACGCTGATTTGCCAGTCGTGCGGCGTGACAATTCGCGTCGATGAAAAGTTACTGCAACTGGCCATCGAACAAGCCTCGGCAGTTCGGCACTCGTCGGCGTGTTGGCACTGCGGCACCGCACTGGCTCAAACCCAGCTCACTGCGGCGTTGAAGGCGTCCGCGTTGCCTCCGGATGTCATCGATGTCAGCGCCTGTGTGCCCACGGATCTCCAGGACGGCGACATTTTATTGGTGGAGAAACACGGCATTCACGTCAAACGATTACTGGGTAAGCCGGGGCAAACCGTGTCGGTGGACGACTCGGGACGGCTGTTAGTTGACGGACGTCGGCCTGCCTTTCCCTCCATGCCCCACGTCGCAGTCGATCGGGATCGACTCCGCGTGTCATCGCGGTGGCAAGCGGTGGGAGAGAAGGCAACTTGGCAACGACGCGCCGACCGGAGCTGGTTGGCCCAGGGTGATTCCGGTTGGCTGGCGTATAAGCATCAAAACGTCTACCGCGCTGCGGGACCGGGACGAGTTTTGGACGACTATCCAGGAAACTTGGGGATCGAACGCTCACTCTATCCCGCCGATGGGTTGTCGCTCCGGTTTCAGCTGTCGACACCAAGGAGTGTCGAACCGACCAAGGTGAAAGTTTGGGTTGCTTACTGGACTGCCCAAGGAATCGATGTGCAGCATCAAACGGTGGTGGTTCACGACGCAATCGATGTGGCGGCAACCACGAAGCCAACTTCCTCCGCGGCACGTGAGCGAACTGCCTCGACAATGGTGCCCATCGATCTCCTTTCGCCCCCCCAGCCGATTGGCGTACGGCTGTCTTCGTCGGCTGAGCGGAGGGTTGAGATTCGAGATCTGAGTGTAAACCGCGACGTGTTGTACCGAATCAATCCCACGGCACCGCCCATCGATGTTCCCGCAAGCAACCGACCGCCGAAGTATCCGTTTCAGCTAGATGGCAACGAATGGTTTGTCGTTGGTGATAACGTCCCGCTTTCCATCGACAGTCGATCTTGGGGGGTGGTCAGGACTACGGATATTCTCGGACGCGTTCAATCCCCCTATAGCGATAGGTAG
- a CDS encoding ATP-binding protein — protein MSYLLTGNDANQPFAILVESIASNLLMKHPAPICLEVDIDMDLRVNFDAASLSQLIDSLVRQALVEMPSGGELTITACESPTGVELEIADTGSDVEMRACKLPMVAAAMAAELVWQNCPQGGAAVTARLPRYRQSQRRAA, from the coding sequence ATGTCATATCTATTGACCGGCAATGATGCCAACCAACCCTTTGCAATTTTAGTTGAATCGATCGCATCGAATCTCTTGATGAAGCACCCCGCCCCGATTTGCCTCGAGGTCGATATCGACATGGATCTGCGAGTGAACTTCGACGCGGCGTCGTTGAGCCAGCTCATCGACAGTCTCGTCCGCCAAGCACTTGTGGAGATGCCATCGGGAGGTGAACTCACGATCACAGCATGTGAATCCCCCACCGGCGTGGAGCTGGAGATTGCCGATACGGGTAGCGACGTCGAAATGCGGGCGTGCAAATTACCCATGGTTGCCGCGGCGATGGCCGCTGAGTTGGTGTGGCAGAACTGCCCTCAGGGCGGGGCCGCCGTCACCGCTCGGCTACCACGCTATCGGCAATCCCAACGCCGAGCCGCCTGA
- a CDS encoding flagellar hook-basal body complex protein FliE has product MTSPLRLPPITPPPLPSFVQARPGTLPGTATTSGDRGFSLDLAHAHPAHSSQQSRSVLVERVADALTNQVNEVAAMQTQASSLARAHGTSVGRNQTELLSSAQKADLAFHLLMEIRNKLMDAYREVQQIQI; this is encoded by the coding sequence ATGACCTCGCCGCTGCGTCTGCCGCCCATCACGCCACCACCTCTGCCCTCGTTCGTACAGGCGCGTCCAGGAACATTGCCGGGGACGGCAACCACCAGCGGCGACCGCGGTTTTTCACTCGATCTCGCTCACGCCCATCCGGCGCATTCTTCTCAGCAGTCGCGGAGTGTCCTCGTTGAGCGAGTGGCCGATGCTTTGACGAATCAAGTCAACGAAGTCGCAGCGATGCAAACGCAGGCAAGTTCACTCGCGCGAGCGCATGGAACGAGCGTTGGCCGCAATCAAACCGAATTGTTGAGTTCCGCGCAAAAAGCGGATTTGGCATTCCACCTGTTGATGGAAATTCGCAATAAGTTGATGGACGCGTACCGCGAAGTTCAGCAGATTCAAATCTAA
- a CDS encoding beta-cystathionase, with protein sequence MLPKSLEQFRNVFAAMPVHSRIIAVLLVTAMVMALGFLIRGNGSSQTEYLLGGKLLDDNDLDAAEMAFGSAHLTGWKRDGRRMLIPSAQRSEFLEALEASAALPTSLRSHVQAAIDSSTPFESSEQRSTRVSHAKQRDLSDDIAKFPDVRSANVTYDEGERIGLGRGRNQSASVFVQPEGLEPLSLARIQMIKKMIRASFAGMSIDDVEVTDANASTLPGDFDNDDPLSRKRREEEAYYEQKIRSQLAGYGEIRVKTFADIDPSMGVERASLKFDSQPTKLTQTRRKIETESSRDQSNGGIGAQISALITSNRSVKIDSPSRSSVTQVDESSSDQIAGQEYETTRTAALAVKRIRVSIGLPSSYYRQVHLQNFLQNHPGKSAANLDALTDDRLQELRDSTKLAIQSAVLPLLPDVTAVDASAPLVEVWDYPDLPEQISRVPAPGQAALTWLAESWQTIAVLSLAGMTLLIVRGAIQSWLGGRRPAVIAQERVDEGYDERPATPANRPAQQTVHVCSLPTDVIELVERDPALAAEVLQSWIGEAA encoded by the coding sequence ATGCTCCCCAAATCCCTCGAACAGTTTCGCAATGTCTTCGCGGCGATGCCGGTACATTCGCGAATCATCGCGGTCTTGCTCGTCACTGCCATGGTGATGGCACTGGGGTTTCTCATTCGTGGAAATGGTTCCTCCCAGACCGAATACTTGCTCGGCGGAAAACTGCTCGACGACAACGACCTTGACGCCGCAGAAATGGCGTTCGGCAGCGCACACTTAACCGGTTGGAAACGCGATGGCCGGCGGATGCTGATTCCGTCGGCCCAGCGCAGCGAATTCTTGGAAGCACTCGAAGCATCTGCGGCACTTCCCACGTCGCTCCGCTCGCATGTTCAAGCGGCCATCGATTCTTCGACACCCTTTGAGTCGAGTGAGCAGCGCTCGACCCGCGTCAGTCACGCCAAACAACGCGACCTCAGTGACGATATCGCTAAGTTTCCGGACGTGCGTTCTGCAAACGTCACCTATGATGAAGGCGAACGGATCGGGCTGGGACGCGGACGCAACCAATCCGCGAGTGTGTTCGTCCAACCCGAAGGGCTTGAGCCACTCTCACTGGCGCGCATCCAAATGATCAAGAAGATGATTCGCGCCTCCTTTGCGGGCATGTCAATCGATGATGTCGAAGTCACCGATGCCAACGCATCAACGCTGCCTGGGGACTTTGACAATGATGATCCCCTCTCCAGAAAGCGGCGGGAAGAGGAAGCCTACTATGAACAGAAAATCCGTTCGCAGCTGGCGGGCTATGGCGAGATCCGTGTCAAGACATTCGCGGATATCGATCCCAGCATGGGTGTTGAAAGAGCGAGTCTCAAGTTCGATAGCCAGCCCACGAAGTTGACACAAACCCGCCGCAAGATTGAAACCGAATCGTCCCGCGATCAATCCAACGGAGGCATCGGGGCACAAATCAGCGCGCTGATTACAAGCAATCGGTCCGTCAAAATCGATTCTCCGTCGCGCTCATCGGTCACGCAAGTGGACGAAAGCTCCTCCGATCAGATCGCCGGCCAGGAATATGAGACCACCCGCACAGCAGCACTCGCAGTCAAACGGATCCGGGTCTCGATCGGTTTGCCGTCGAGCTACTATCGCCAAGTCCATCTGCAGAACTTCCTACAGAACCATCCAGGAAAGAGTGCAGCAAACTTGGATGCGTTGACCGATGATAGGCTGCAGGAGCTTCGCGATTCCACCAAACTGGCGATTCAGTCCGCGGTGTTGCCACTGCTGCCCGATGTCACAGCAGTCGACGCATCGGCACCGCTAGTGGAGGTATGGGACTACCCTGACCTCCCTGAACAAATCTCCCGCGTCCCCGCTCCTGGCCAGGCTGCGTTGACTTGGTTAGCTGAGTCATGGCAAACCATCGCTGTATTATCACTCGCTGGGATGACGCTGCTGATTGTTCGCGGGGCCATTCAATCGTGGCTCGGCGGTAGACGTCCGGCAGTTATCGCCCAAGAGCGGGTTGACGAAGGCTATGACGAGCGTCCTGCCACTCCTGCCAATCGCCCGGCGCAGCAGACCGTCCATGTCTGCTCACTCCCGACCGACGTTATCGAACTCGTCGAGCGAGATCCTGCCCTGGCAGCGGAAGTGCTTCAAAGCTGGATCGGTGAAGCAGCTTAA